The genomic window CCAATCGCTAATTGCTCGAACCTTTGCATTGGCTCACCTCGAAAAGCATAAAGGCGAAGGATTTAATCTTTGCGATGGAACGCATTGCCAAGCCTATAAAGGAAAAATGAATTTTGATAAAGATATTTATAAGGCAACAGTAGATACAAAAGATTTAGTAATTGTTGATACTACCATGCAATTTATCACCGCTGCATTTCATTCAAATTGTGGAGGTTTTACTGCTAATTCACAGGATGTTTGGCTTGCCCCAAAATCATATTTAGTATCGGTGGAAGATAGATATTGTACGAGCACACGAAATGCCACTTGGGAGGTGAAAATTCCTCTTGGGAAATGGAAGAAATTCCTTCAATCAAAAGGTGTTGATACTACAGCAATAACCGACATTAAGCAGTACGATTTTAAACCCAAGGAACGACCAGTTTACTATCCTATTGCAAATCAGAAAATACCAATGATTCAAATTCGGAGCAATTTTAAACTTCGCTCTGCGTTTTTTTCAGTAACATCAGTTAAAAATATTATAAGAATTGATGGACGTGGCTATGGTCATGGAGTTGGCCTTTGTCAGGAGGGAGCAATGCAAATGGCATCAAGGGGTTGGAAATACGATAAGATTATCAATTACTACTATAAAAAAGTAAAGATTGTAAATATCAGCGAGGTTGATCAAACCCGATCCATAGATTTGATTATTGAGAATAAGGACTCAACCGTTGTGCAAACGGAGAAAAATAGTCAATAATTATAATTTAAAATATACCTATAATATAAAAAAGAAACTTACTGTCATTCCGGGCGAAGTCCCGGAATCTCTTAAAAGAAATAGATTCCTGCATTATTCGCTTCGCTCATGAGCTAGCGATTCGCAGGAACCGAGTGTATTTTGCGAGTTCGCCGAAAGGCAATGACAATTTGGTTTTTTTATTCTTTATTAGTTATTATTGCAAACAATAACAAAATTAACCCAAAGGAAATGTTCGCAATATTTAAAAAAGAGGTAAGTGGATTTTTCTCTTCACTAACA from Bacteroidia bacterium includes these protein-coding regions:
- a CDS encoding SpoIID/LytB domain-containing protein, whose translation is MLCTSLYSQKLSISLFNDLSLNTVLVTPTEGSYKLITGKEEIQLRTDQIIYLSRVGDSILVRDANSNLGTWARVSIVGQTENDAIRVKPILPSFPARNYSDNISLYVEFNRLMVINMIDREKYIASVVEAESGPNKDEEFYKAQSLIARTFALAHLEKHKGEGFNLCDGTHCQAYKGKMNFDKDIYKATVDTKDLVIVDTTMQFITAAFHSNCGGFTANSQDVWLAPKSYLVSVEDRYCTSTRNATWEVKIPLGKWKKFLQSKGVDTTAITDIKQYDFKPKERPVYYPIANQKIPMIQIRSNFKLRSAFFSVTSVKNIIRIDGRGYGHGVGLCQEGAMQMASRGWKYDKIINYYYKKVKIVNISEVDQTRSIDLIIENKDSTVVQTEKNSQ